The genomic region TTGTTGTAGTAGCGCACCGAGCCCCGCTTCATCGGGGGCGAAATGGTGAGCACCGGTGGCACCTCGTTGCGTTGGTCGGCGGGATAACCAGCCCCAGCGGTGGGGTGGGAGCGGGCCGAAGGTTCGCTCCCACCCATGCTTGCACCCCTTGTGCTAATGTGCCATGCCTGTAGTCGGTAGTTTGTAGTGAATTGCTGTGAGGGACAGCGGATGTGGGGTGGGGAATGCGGTAAAAAGTGGTAAAGAGCGGTAAATCGGTAAGAAGCGGTAAAGATCGGTAAAGCTGTTGGGCGGCAGGAGAGATGGGGGATGTTCGGTGAGAGGTGTTGGTGAGAGCGATGATTCAGCGCCGAAAATTTCGGCTCACTTTTCCGCGACTCGACCGGCGACTGCGGCCCGCGTTCGGGCGCGGTTAACGCGTTCTCATCGGACCGCCGCGCCGAGGCGTGGACGGCGCGGCGGCGGCCGCTGAAGCGGTACCGCTGCGGGCGGGTTCGGATCACACCGGTGTGGGGCCGGCGGGGAGGCCGTCTGCGCGTAGATCCGCGTACACCATCTGCGCCAGCTCGGCGGCCAACGGGTCGTCGCGATTGCGGGGCAGCGGCAGCCGGTCTTCGGCGCGGGCGGCGATCAGATAACCGGCCTTGATCCGGAACACGGCCGAGTAGTCCGGGGACGGCCACACTACCGTCACAAGGTGCTCATGCTCGGCGGTCGGGTCGGTCCGGTACTGGGTATGCGTCCAGCGCCGATCCCAGGCCAGCTCGCTGCGATCGGGTGGCACCCAAGGAGCGTCGTCGAGGTCCTCCGGTGTCGGCGGGATCAGGTCGTACAGTTCCCGCGTCAGCACGATCTCCTTGGCCTGCATCGCCGCGGTGTTGACCAGCCCCACTCTCGTCAGCATGTCGGGATGGTCCCCGGTGCGGGCAGTCCAGTCTCCGATGGCGTGCTCGCTGAGGTCGGCGGCCAGCTCGGCCACCTGGCGGCTGAGCCGGGTCGCTTCGGCGGCCAGGAACGCGCGCTGTTGGCGGGGTGGCCAGGTTGACGGCAGCAGGTCGTAGTCGATGTACGCCTGGGCCACAAGCTGCCGAATCTCAGGGCTGCTCATCGGTGCCTATCAGCGGTCGGGCGGACGAACTCCGTACGCCACCCGTGGCGCACCACAGCCGACTGCGAAGCAGCCTTCTCCGGGTCGGTGGCCGTGGACGCCGTCATGGGCCGAACGATAGGCCGCACGGCCGTCGCAGAACGTGTGCTGGGCGTGCGCCGGTGAGGCTCAGCGGCGGTCCGTTTAGCGCGACCGCGAAGCACGCGGCGGATCTCTTCTTGAGCGGCGGTAATCCGGGCACGCGCGGCGTCGGTGAGCGGCTCCGAGCGCGGCGTCTGGTCGATGCTGGCGGCGGCGTAGCCGCCGGACTCTGTCGGAAGCTGCGGAGGTGCCCAGGACAGCCGTCGCAACCGACTCGACAGGAACGCACCGGGGTTGGCGATGTCGTCGGGCCAGGTCCATCCGCGGGTACGCATGTCGGCGTTGAGCGCTTCGGTGATGGCTCGGGCAGTCCAGACCGTGGGGTCGATGCCGGCGGTGGTGAGGGCATCGCAGATGGTGCCGATGTGGACGCGGTTGAGGCCGTGGGTGCCGGCAACGAGGGCCGCAGCGAGGCGTTGGACGGCAAGTGGCCGGGGGGTGATGCGCCGCCGGTGCGCTGGTCGGTTTTTCGGATCAGAGATTTTGTTGGCGGGCGCGCTTGCGCGCTCGCTTGGTGAGTTACTCCCTACGGGAGGGGAAAGACTAAGACCGCCTGACGGCGGTAGGTGGAAATCATGCACAACAGGCCGGTTCACCGGGCGAGGTTCGCGGCGGGGCACCAGGTGGTACACCGAGGGTCGCCGGCCGATGCTAGGGGTGCCCGGAGAGCCGTGACCGCGTTGAGCCTCGACGGCCCATTGGGAGAGCCGTAGGACTCGCCAGGCGGCCGTCACGGTGCGCACGTCACAACCCACCCGGGAGGCGATGGTGGCGCGGGTAACGGCGACGTGGCGGCCGGTGGCGTGATCGGCGTGCTCGGCCATTACCGCCGCGATCGACAGCAGCGTGACCGCGGTGATCGACACCCGCTCGGCCGCACACAGCCGGCCCAGGGCCGGCGACTGAGCCCAGTTCTGGAGTCCCTCGAGCCACCCTTGACGGCTGGTCCACATCGGCGCCCGCGGCGCACACGCGCCGGCACGCTCCACCCAGCCGCGCCGGCGCTCGTTGGCCAGCGCGCGGACGGCACGCGGTGTGGGTGCAATGGCACCGCCCAACGGCGCCGGCCATGCACTACTCACCCGAGCTGATCGGGTGCTGAGGAGGTCACGATTTGCGCACTGATTGCGCGCCATTTCTGGAACACCGCGCAGCCGTGCGCTACCGTGAGACGAGTCCAGCAAGACACGTCCCTTTCGGGGCAACGGGTGCGGACCCGGAACCGAGCTGGTAACTCGGTTCAAACCCAGACAGGGCCTCGCTACGGCGGGGCCTTTGTCATGTTCAGGTTTGGATCTGCACCGCTTATGGAAATGTCACATTTGCCCGCCTACAGGCGGGCGTGTGTCTACATCGCCAGCGGCAGAACCTCCTTATCGAGTTCGCGGACAGCCTCGGGTCGACCCACCGCAATAGCGAGCAGGTCTGCGGAGAGCTGGCTGACGCTGGTGCCGCGTTCGGCGGCCATTTCGCGGAGCCGGGCGTAGACAGATGCATCCGCGCGAACCTTGATCTGCTCGCGCGGACCTTTATGCGGTTGGGCCATGGTCTGATCCTTACGCGGAAGTCGCCTTGTACCTGGTACCGACACGCGGTTCGTTTGGGACTGCCGTGACGCGTGAGACTGGAATCAGGCGGCCGTGTGGTTCGCCGATGCCTGGCGTCGGCGCGCATAGGGGTCGGGCATTGCGGGGAGGGCAGATTCGCCGAGTTCGGTGATGTGCCGGCGCTCGAACTGTGCGAGCAAATGCCGATAGGCATGCTCTAGCAGCTCAGGGGTTGACCGATCCCCGGGAAGTGACAGGCCGCCCCATACCCCGTATTCCTCGCGCGCCGCCACGGCGTTGTACCCGCAGCGGCCGATGAATGGGCAGGCCTGGCAGGCCCTCACGGCGTGGATGCGGTCTTTGAACGGCGAGAACCACCGGTCACCATCGCGGGAGCTATCGGTGCAAGGGGTGGGCTGATCGGTGCGGTACAGGCGGACGGGCTCGGACTGCCGCGTAACGGGGCGGATGCGAGGGGGCATGAATCCAATATAACCGATAATTATCGATAATTACTGGGCCGCATGGGGCGGTGCCGGAACGTATGACCGCGATGGATGATGGTGGCCATCATGTCGTGGGAAAAGCTGGGCGAGGCTGTGCGCGAGCGGCGCATCGCCCTGGGGTTGACCCAGGAGCAACTGGCCGATCGCGGTGGTCCCTCGACACCGACCCTTCGCGCGATCGAAAACAACCGGGCGGGTCGTCTGAGCCCCCGGTTGCGCCGATCTTTGGAACGGACCTTGCAGTGGTCGGCCGGCAGTGTCGATGAGGTCCTGGCCGGCCAGGACGCCACCGTGCTGGAGCCCGTCACCACCACGGCGATCGGCCCCGGTTTCTATCTGCTGGTCGACCGGGCACTGTCAGCGGCTCGGGTGGTGATTATCGGCGCGCCGAGTGAGATTGAGACCGCCGAGTGGACTGCCGACGTCCACCGCCTGATTCGTGAGGTCAAGGAAGGCTTTTTCGAGCTGGAGCCACGCCTAGAGGCCGCCCAGCGCGACAAGCTCGGTGCCCTGATAGCCCTGCTGGACCAGCTTTCGACTCCGTCTCGCTGATCCTGAGACACCCAGAGCCGCCCCTTCCTCGTAGTGGCCGGCGTTTGTGCGG from Mycolicibacterium cosmeticum harbors:
- a CDS encoding rep protein → MSSAWPAPLGGAIAPTPRAVRALANERRRGWVERAGACAPRAPMWTSRQGWLEGLQNWAQSPALGRLCAAERVSITAVTLLSIAAVMAEHADHATGRHVAVTRATIASRVGCDVRTVTAAWRVLRLSQWAVEAQRGHGSPGTPSIGRRPSVYHLVPRREPRPVNRPVVHDFHLPPSGGLSLSPPVGSNSPSERASAPANKISDPKNRPAHRRRITPRPLAVQRLAAALVAGTHGLNRVHIGTICDALTTAGIDPTVWTARAITEALNADMRTRGWTWPDDIANPGAFLSSRLRRLSWAPPQLPTESGGYAAASIDQTPRSEPLTDAARARITAAQEEIRRVLRGRAKRTAAEPHRRTPSTRSATAVRPIVRPMTASTATDPEKAASQSAVVRHGWRTEFVRPTADRHR
- a CDS encoding ribbon-helix-helix protein, CopG family, which produces MAQPHKGPREQIKVRADASVYARLREMAAERGTSVSQLSADLLAIAVGRPEAVRELDKEVLPLAM
- a CDS encoding WhiB family transcriptional regulator, whose protein sequence is MPPRIRPVTRQSEPVRLYRTDQPTPCTDSSRDGDRWFSPFKDRIHAVRACQACPFIGRCGYNAVAAREEYGVWGGLSLPGDRSTPELLEHAYRHLLAQFERRHITELGESALPAMPDPYARRRQASANHTAA
- a CDS encoding helix-turn-helix domain-containing protein is translated as MMVAIMSWEKLGEAVRERRIALGLTQEQLADRGGPSTPTLRAIENNRAGRLSPRLRRSLERTLQWSAGSVDEVLAGQDATVLEPVTTTAIGPGFYLLVDRALSAARVVIIGAPSEIETAEWTADVHRLIREVKEGFFELEPRLEAAQRDKLGALIALLDQLSTPSR